The following are encoded in a window of Camarhynchus parvulus chromosome 1A, STF_HiC, whole genome shotgun sequence genomic DNA:
- the MLC1 gene encoding membrane protein MLC1 isoform X2, with amino-acid sequence MTREEGYREEFSYDRMPTLERGKQENGNYIPDIKSSDLQLSKRLHPCFSYKTWIFSLLMGTCLLITSGFSLYLGNIFPSEMDYLRCAAGSILFVSTFAVTTTCLVWFGCKLVLNPSAININFNLILLILLEIFMATTVIISARSTEDCCTRKKNAANDSAIVLSNVSFPARILKSYSVIEVIIGISSVFGGIIALNMDVLVSGPYLSVTFFWILVACFPSAIASHVAAEYPSKCLVEVLIAISSVTSPLLFTASAYLSFSIMQVVDIFKSYPPAVKQSYDVLLLLLMLMLLIQACLTIGTVIQCVNYKTKMKLQDSAWTPSQVKKQEYRTTEVSNNTLKDFDKDKAWKAVVVQMAQ; translated from the exons ATGACCAGGGAAGAAGGTTACAGAGAAGAATTTAGCTATGACAGGATGCCAACTTTGGAGCGGGGAAAACAAGAGAATGGAAATTATATACCAGATATCAAATCCAGTGACCTTCAGCTGTCAAAGAGGCTGCATCCTTGCTTTAGTTACAAAACGTGGatattttctttgctgatgGGA ACTTGCCTCCTTATTACTTCTGGATTTTCACTATAtctgggaaatatttttccatctgaaatgGATTATTTACGTTGTGCAGCAGGTTCA ATTCTCTTTGTCTCCACATTTGCTGTTACAACAACGtgtttagtttggtttggatGCAAACTTGTCCTCAATCCATCAGCTATAAAT ATAAATTTCAACTTGATTCTACTTATTCTGCTGGAAATCTTCATGGCAACTACTGTGATCATTTCAGCTAGGTCTACTGAAGACTGCTGTACAAGAAAGAAA AATGCTGCAAACGACAGTGCCATTGTTTTGAGCAATGTCAGCTTTCCTGCTCGAATTCTTAAGTCATACTCA GTAATTGAGGTGATTATTGGAATTTCATCAGTATTTGGTGGAATAATTGCTTTGAATATGGATGTTCTAGTCTCAGGTCCATACCTCTCAGTAACATTCTTTTGGATCTTAGTTGCT TGCTTTCCAAGTGCTATTGCAAGTCATGTAGCTGCTGAATATCCAAGTAAATGTCTG GTTGAGGTCCTGATTGCCATTAGCAGTGTTACCTCTCCTTTGTTGTTCACTGCTTCTGCATACTTATCCTTCAGTATCATGCAAGTTGTTGACATCTTTAAAAGTTATCCGCCTGCTGTTAAA CAATCTTATGATGTACTCCTGTTGCTTCTGATGTTGATGCTGCTAATTCAGGCATGCCTTACTATTGGAACTGTAATACAGTGTGTGAATTACAAGACAAAAATGAAACTACAAGATTCAGCATGGACACCATCACAGGTTAAAAAACAGGAATACAGAACAA
- the MLC1 gene encoding membrane protein MLC1 isoform X1, with product MTREEGYREEFSYDRMPTLERGKQENGNYIPDIKSSDLQLSKRLHPCFSYKTWIFSLLMGTCLLITSGFSLYLGNIFPSEMDYLRCAAGSCIPSAVVSFAIARNKINVIPNFQILFVSTFAVTTTCLVWFGCKLVLNPSAININFNLILLILLEIFMATTVIISARSTEDCCTRKKNAANDSAIVLSNVSFPARILKSYSVIEVIIGISSVFGGIIALNMDVLVSGPYLSVTFFWILVACFPSAIASHVAAEYPSKCLVEVLIAISSVTSPLLFTASAYLSFSIMQVVDIFKSYPPAVKQSYDVLLLLLMLMLLIQACLTIGTVIQCVNYKTKMKLQDSAWTPSQVKKQEYRTTEVSNNTLKDFDKDKAWKAVVVQMAQ from the exons ATGACCAGGGAAGAAGGTTACAGAGAAGAATTTAGCTATGACAGGATGCCAACTTTGGAGCGGGGAAAACAAGAGAATGGAAATTATATACCAGATATCAAATCCAGTGACCTTCAGCTGTCAAAGAGGCTGCATCCTTGCTTTAGTTACAAAACGTGGatattttctttgctgatgGGA ACTTGCCTCCTTATTACTTCTGGATTTTCACTATAtctgggaaatatttttccatctgaaatgGATTATTTACGTTGTGCAGCAGGTTCA tGTATTCCTTCAGCAGTTGTGAGCTTTGCTATagcaaggaataaaattaatgtG ATACCAAATTTTCAGATTCTCTTTGTCTCCACATTTGCTGTTACAACAACGtgtttagtttggtttggatGCAAACTTGTCCTCAATCCATCAGCTATAAAT ATAAATTTCAACTTGATTCTACTTATTCTGCTGGAAATCTTCATGGCAACTACTGTGATCATTTCAGCTAGGTCTACTGAAGACTGCTGTACAAGAAAGAAA AATGCTGCAAACGACAGTGCCATTGTTTTGAGCAATGTCAGCTTTCCTGCTCGAATTCTTAAGTCATACTCA GTAATTGAGGTGATTATTGGAATTTCATCAGTATTTGGTGGAATAATTGCTTTGAATATGGATGTTCTAGTCTCAGGTCCATACCTCTCAGTAACATTCTTTTGGATCTTAGTTGCT TGCTTTCCAAGTGCTATTGCAAGTCATGTAGCTGCTGAATATCCAAGTAAATGTCTG GTTGAGGTCCTGATTGCCATTAGCAGTGTTACCTCTCCTTTGTTGTTCACTGCTTCTGCATACTTATCCTTCAGTATCATGCAAGTTGTTGACATCTTTAAAAGTTATCCGCCTGCTGTTAAA CAATCTTATGATGTACTCCTGTTGCTTCTGATGTTGATGCTGCTAATTCAGGCATGCCTTACTATTGGAACTGTAATACAGTGTGTGAATTACAAGACAAAAATGAAACTACAAGATTCAGCATGGACACCATCACAGGTTAAAAAACAGGAATACAGAACAA